One Plasmodium vivax chromosome 13, whole genome shotgun sequence genomic region harbors:
- a CDS encoding hypothetical protein, conserved (encoded by transcript PVX_084470A): MHMHAHLSSTMTGSKSQMEEEHAPEIAPREGAKNRKTFRSFHFLKKKNEERSADNKRNMDHMFSSSMSYYTSVKDNQKEVINGKGSKLHVRDLEIPNVRVKNKFQFVHVHGAENDSPNPCLHESSDRGDAALPHELSGASDRDRHSAVSGAVSGAGNGAVHGASHNSSNHASNHVNNHASNNPSQNPAQDEDENASLRGDSSAPSTSRRNEEHEESHARGTAIGQETNGQSLGTISGNVGEVRNVSRGSGSSGNIPCENAPIENPLSENRVIEGTPPPSGGNIETQNDLLTSMQSQNRNEAQNDPSRSRNSAENGSNAEELDYYVLTIRDLRNTHVNESEYENEEGLELAFYQRCFIGKILGYEIKPILEEYNLNKAIRLILFILVMLALFSMEFALLYNNLLKVRVAENQFLLIESNYNNAFLNNFLFQFNEKELKTWHLTNDMIRDEITNGNFALHNNMCDVVNKLNVSCDHLLEFYKSNDEKNKEKIIENSIQLYDELSKKNMSIYRVKESLLNPCKDISSKTFSGGSNYIFLFVSQKKHLKISTLFLILTVFFFCMRIALILSRILYDFVLFLCFKNYRLSIESKRKYLAKYMWSVSTILFLEIILGDDCVIWWLHDIDPIFNYHFQYFLWYISLFCLLSYVLHRVFRKYAVRNDSNNCSSASFSMQYVHDFLFGINIVFACLFILLNISKATVITIIVTDIVLFIDILNDSYLEQIRLTNFEEFPSNRQRKKKFYIIENKKKNGKKFTLVRLNEHIYREVTQESNSEKRASKSKGDLDAGNKGGLKKSCEKKNKIFNLRNVFNKGNIKKKKIPKNVTANGKELEEGNGINSEEENHSHVNGDKYDGIDNPGTSSVEYCEICDERFKNVVLYPCMHGGFCETCIRSMIFNSLKLKDSFPNCPLCRDAIKNVYKISYEDCQKKVQAVTILTIRAKQ, encoded by the coding sequence atgcacatgcacgCCCATCTCTCCTCAACGATGACTGGCAGCAAAAGCCAAATGGAGGAGGAACATGCTCCAGAAATTGCCCCAAGAGAGGGGGCCAAAAACAGGAAAACATTCCGCAGCTTccactttttgaaaaaaaaaaatgaagaacgtAGTGCCgataataaaagaaacatgGACCACATGTTCTCATCCAGTATGAGTTATTACACTTCCGTGAAGGATAATCAGAAGGAGGTGATTAACGGAAAAGGATCCAAGTTGCATGTACGCGATTTGGAAATCCCCAATGTCagggtgaaaaataaatttcagtTTGTTCATGTGCATGGCGCAGAAAATGATTCTCCGAATCCTTGTCTTCATGAATCTAGTGACCGGGGGGACGCTGCCCTCCCCCACGAGTTAAGCGGCGCGTCCGACAGAGACAGGCACAGCGCAGTTAGTGGAGCAGTTAGTGGAGCAGGTAATGGTGCAGTCCATGGTGCGAGCCATAACTCGAGTAACCACGCGAGTAACCACGTGAATAACCACGCGAGTAACAACCCCAGCCAGAACCCCGCGCAGGATGAGGACGAAAATGCCTCCCTGAGGGGTGACTCTTCCGCTCCAAGTACATCCAGAAGAAATGAAGAGCACGAGGAGAGTCACGCTAGAGGCACCGCCATTGGGCAGGAAACGAATGGACAGTCATTAGGCACCATTTCGGGAAATGTCGGGGAGGTGAGGAACGTTAGTCGGGGCAGCGGATCGAGTGGAAATATTCCCTGCGAGAATGCCCCTATTGAGAACCCCCTTAGTGAGAATCGAGTAATCGAGGGTACACCCCCCCCTAGTGGAGGAAACATCGAAACGCAAAACGATCTTCTGACAAGCATGCAAAGCCAAAACAGGAATGAGGCACAGAATGACCCAAGTCGAAGCCGAAATTCGGCAGAAAACGGATCCAATGCAGAGGAGTTAGACTACTACGTGTTAACGATAAGGGACTTAAGAAACACGCACGTGAATGAAAGcgaatatgaaaatgaagaagggcTTGAGCTAGCTTTCTATCAGAGATGCTTTATAGGGAAAATACTAGGGTATGAAATAAAGCCCATTTTAGAAGAATACAATTTGAATAAAGCCATTAGGCTAATTCTGTTCATCCTTGTGATGCTGGCCCTTTTCAGCATGGAATTTGCCCTACTATATAATAACCTATTAAAAGTAAGGGTGGCAGAAAACCAGTTTTTGCTGATCGAGTCAAATTACAACAacgcatttttaaataatttcctgtttcaatttaatgaaaaggaaCTAAAAACGTGGCATCTAACGAATGATATGATAAGGGACGAAATAACGAACGGGAATTTTGCACTCCACAACAATATGTGTGATGTGGTTAACAAGTTAAATGTAAGTTGTGATCATTTACTAGAATTCTACAAATCGAATGATGAaaagaataaagaaaaaataatcgaaAATTCTATTCAACTGTATGACGAACTGAGCAAGAAAAATATGTCCATTTATAGGGTAAAGGAATCTTTACTAAATCCGTGTAAAGATATAAGCTCCAAAACGTTCAGCGGAGGaagtaattatatatttttatttgtatctCAAAAGAAGCATCTAAAAATTAGCACCCTCTTTCTAATACTGACggtatttttcttctgcatGCGTATCGCCCTAATTTTGTCTAGAATTCTATACGACtttgtgttatttttatgcttcaAGAATTACCGGCTGTCAATCGAGAGCAAAAGGAAGTACCTTGCCAAATACATGTGGTCAGTGAGCACCATCTTGTTTTTAGAAATCATTCTAGGGGACGACTGCGTCATTTGGTGGCTACACGATATAGACCCCATTTTCAATTACCACTTTCAATATTTTCTATGGTACATATCTTTGTTTTGCCTATTGTCGTATGTACTACATAGAGTGTTTAGGAAATATGCAGTAAGAAATGACAGTAACAATTGCTCTTCAGCTTCGTTCTCCATGCAGTATGTGCACGATTTTCTGTTCGGGATTAACATCGTTTTTGCCTGCCTCTTTATCCTATTAAATATAAGCAAGGCCACCGTCATCACGATCATCGTCACGGATATAGTGCTCTTCAtagacattttaaatgactCCTACTTGGAACAAATACGACTAACCAATTTTGAAGAGTTCCCATCGAATCGgcaaagaaagaaaaaattctacataattgaaaataaaaaaaaaaatggaaagaagtTTACCCTAGTTAGATTAAATGAGCACATTTATCGGGAGGTCACCCAGGAGAGTAACTCAGAAAAACGAGCAAGCAAAAGCAAAGGTGACTTGGATGCCGGTAATAAAGGAGGGCTAAAAAAAtcgtgtgaaaaaaaaaacaaaatctTTAACTTGAGGAATGTATTTAATAAGGGAaacataaagaagaaaaaaattccaaaaaatgtCACCGCAAATGGGAAAGAACTCGAGGAGGGCAACGGTATTAATAGTGAGGAGGAAAATCATAGTCATGTAAATGGGGACAAATATGACGGTATAGACAACCCAGGCACGTCCTCTGTGGAGTATTGCGAAATTTGCGATGAGCGCTTTAAAAATGTGGTGCTCTATCCCTGCATGCATGGAGGGTTTTGCGAAACCTGCATACGGTCCATGATATTCAATTCGCTCAAGTTGAAGGATTCCTTTCCCAATTGTCCCCTTTGCCGAGATGCCATCAAGAATGTCTACAAAATATCGTACGAGGATTGTCAGAAGAAGGTGCAGGCCGTCACAATACTCACTATCAGGGCGAAGCAatga
- a CDS encoding hypothetical protein, conserved (encoded by transcript PVX_084465A): MRLAHSPLFACTFGEGRKGKEKKSIHEKRHPKPMLTKLMSSLNRCNNFLTSKKCTFQFANGRKYQSSIFRKSVRKLILFFYKEIHPDLTQELPEELKKVNSESLSVLNSYIDILSSSERSQGNIFLEKKIVFFKVFENSQNKIIKGRYKNVVIKLQTLPNNLSTQQKEEITAKLIYDIRHSLEKIKNVNILDECDKESIENLEEDIFISNKGGRKQNGGINSIWDDLTEHVKNTQALFQPSEQQTLLIQKRRSYVHYIKKKLEEKYQKINHKKRREKKLLKLNEIANKIAREKFPDMENKKNKYDGDSLHSSYQIVQNGFDPNLIFFHKDIKTEEEKKKAVANLCGMHLKDDADKWLLENCLKLLKNHQTQIPLVVCLDKTISLCPTFGLIYIPVDFCVRDFFSFLEGNLFRARSIRKKVHVE; this comes from the exons ATGCGCCTCGCCCattcgcccctttttgcctgTACATTTGGCGAAGgcagaaagggaaaagaaaaaaaatccattCACGAAAAGCGGCACCCCAAACCGATGTTGACAAAACTGATGAGCAGCCTCAACAGGTGTAACAACTTCCTTACGagtaaaaaatgcacatttcAATTtgcaaatggaagaaaataCCAGTCAAGTATCTTTCGAAAGAGCGTGCGAAAATTGATCCTCTTCTTTTATAAGGAAATACATCCAGACTTAACACAAGAGTTACCAGAGGAGCTAAAAAAGGTGAACAGCGAATCGCTCAGTGTTTTAAATTCGTACATAGATATTTTAAGTTCGTCTGAAAGAAGCCAAGGGAACATTTTcttggaaaagaaaatcgttttttttaaagtgtttGAAAATTCGcagaataaaataatcaaGGGGaggtacaaaaatgtggtcATTAAATTGCAAACCCTGCCGAATAACTTGTCAACCCaacagaaggaagaaattacGGCAAAGCTGATCTACGACATTAGGCATTctttggagaaaataaaaaatgttaacataTTGGACGAGTGCGATAAGGAAAGCATCGAAAATTTGGAAGAAGACATATTCATTTcgaacaaaggggggagaaaacaaaatggaggcaTCAACTCCATATGGGATGATTTAACCGAGCATGTAAAAAACACACAGGCGTTGTTCCAACCATCGGAACAGCAAACACTGTTAAtacagaaaaggagaagctacgttcattacataaaaaaaaaattagaagaaaaatatcaaaaaattaatcacaaaaagaggagggaaaagaagCTACTAAAATTGAACGAAAttgcaaataaaatagcACGCGAGAAATTCCCAGacatggaaaataaaaaaaacaaatacgACGGTGACTCCCTCCATAGCAGCTATCaaattgtgcaaaatggATTTGATccaaatttaatttttttccataagGACATTAAAacggaagaggaaaaaaaaaaggcggtcGCAAATTTATGTGGAATGCACTTGAAGGATGACGCCGATAAGTGGTTGCTAGAAAACTGCCtcaaacttttaaaaaatcatcaAACGCAAATTCCGCTCGTTGTCTGCCTGGACAAAACCATCTCCTTGTGTCCTACCTTTGGATTGATTTAC aTCCCAGTCGACTTTTGCGTGAGGGACTTTTTTAGCTTCCTGGAGGGCAATCTTTTCCGGGCCAGGAGCATCAGGAAGAAGGTACACGTGGAATAA